A part of Astatotilapia calliptera chromosome 15, fAstCal1.2, whole genome shotgun sequence genomic DNA contains:
- the gzf1 gene encoding GDNF-inducible zinc finger protein 1 encodes MGSKAVQLTSGSHHEHILASLHDLRLQGQLSDVTVQVDYEGDVEEFHAHQVMLAASSGYFKKILLSPHASRDKLSLSNMHSEDFSAFLEFVYTGKVEVARDKIGNVQAAAEFLDCDDLLKVCGEAISAEMIQKPTKKSSKVVAPDDVHGAQKEEKANGKRHRRSLLVKRQLSPHRLVTEVTSKRFKAKKTVRDEKRRGRKLQVKPSGSKVQQRGVCTKIVPLNIKNQTIDKDGEEDGSRTEDKAEPEKEKAKEDECSLGDPASDGDDWECEDDAQSKDSEDPLFLPPGEEEEDEEEQSKQTLKQSSKAQFQCNKCQRTFHYEKSYLKHISTYHGVKADVVYRCETCSQTFANRSNLKIHEKHVHSNERLFVCESCNKTFKRKKDVVRHQRQVHERNLRHICPDCGKSLSSKTALLLHERTHTGTKPYECTDCRARFTQNSALKMHRRTHTGEKPFACDECDARFTQKHMLAYHKRSHTGEKPFMCEACGKSFASKEYLRHHSNIHTGSRPYKCETCGRGFAQRNSLHQHLKIHTGERPYSCKDCDKQFTQLNALQRHQRIHTGEKPYMCGLCKRTFTDKSTLRRHTTIHDSDAPWKTYLVVLEGNVEEKKPRSPTKIKTEEAGPGEHKSTPRKSATIAAGDAPDAGDAPDAGDAPDAGGKTHTDSIVIPSEPVSVPAEWLTSHGAIALVSHSTIGGITVIHTDVTPGTQIQPIVATDNTGTSVISLDGSAIPVPFPLPVSMAHSVPLSSEAPSTSLSVSTLSVPVSEGFLASVSQIPGVSTSSVLEAAASQTILAPVSDSKAASDTEPPDPNIQTVVIGENDCGRKQPVSKVKNKKGLN; translated from the exons ATGGGGAGCAAAGCGGTCCAGCTTACCTCAGGCTCGCATCATGAGCACATTCTGGCTTCTCTGCATGACCTGAGGCTGCAAGGTCAGCTGAGTGACGTCACCGTGCAGGTGGACTATGAGGGAGATGTGGAGGAGTTTCATGCCCACCAGGTGATGCTTGCTGCATCCAGTGGCTACTTCAAGAAAATTCTGCTGTCTCCGCACGCATCTCGTGATAAACTGTCTCTCTCAAATATGCACTCGGAGGATTTCTCTGCATTTCTGGAATTTGTGTACACCGGTAAAGTTGAAGTTGCCAGAGACAAGATAGGTAATGTTCAAGCAGCGGCAGAGTTTTTGGACTGTGATGATCTGCTGAAGGTTTGCGGCGAAGCCATAAGCGCAGAAATGATACAAAAGCCCACAAAGAAAAGCTCAAAAGTTGTGGCTCCAGATGATGTGCATGGTGctcaaaaggaagaaaaggcaAACGGGAAGAGGCATCGTAGAAGCTTGCTGGTTAAGCGGCAGCTGTCTCCACATAGGCTGGTGACAGAAGTCACTTCAAAAAGATTCAAGGCAAAGAAAACAGTGAGGGATGAAAAAAGGCGGGGAAGAAAGCTACAGGTGAAACCGTCTGGCAGTAAGGTGCAACAGAGAGGCGTTTGTACTAAAATAGTGCCTTTAAACATCAAAAATCAAACTATTGAtaaagatggagaggaggatgggagCAGGACTGAAGATAAAGCTGagccagagaaagaaaaagccaaAGAAGACGAGTGTTCACTGGGAGACCCTGCCTCTGATGGGGATGACTGGGAATGTGAGGACGATGCGCAGAGTAAGGATTCTGAAGACCCGTTGTTTTTACCACccggagaggaggaggaggatgaggaggaacaATCCAAGCAGACTTTAAAACAATCATCCAAGGCCCAGTTCCAGTGCAACAAGTGCCAGCGGACTTTCCACTATGAGAAGAGCTACTTAAAGCATATCAG TACGTACCATGGCGTGAAAGCAGATGTGGTTTATCGCTGTGAGACCTGCTCGCAGACCTTTGCAAACCGCAGCAATCTGAAGATCCACGAAAAGCACGTTCACAGTAACGAGAGGCTCTTTGTCTGCGAATCCTGCAACAAGACCTTTAAGCGAAAGAAGGATGTCGTCCGCCATCAAAGACAG GTGCATGAACGCAATCTGCGACACATCTGTCCTGACTGCGGGAAATCACTCAGCTCCAAAACTGCCCTGTTGTTGCACGAGaggacacacacaggcacaaaacCCTATGAGTGTACTGACTGCAGGGCCAGATTTACCCAGAACTCTGCCCTCAAGATGCACCGCAG GACTCACACAGGAGAGAAGCCATTTGCATGTGATGAGTGTGATGCACGGTTCACTCAGAAGCACATGCTGGCCTACCATAAGAGATCGCACACAG GAGAGAAGCCATTCATGTGCGAAGCCTGTGGGAAAAGCTTTGCATCTAAAGAATACCTGAGACACCACTCAAACATCCACACAGGCTCCAGACCATATAAGTGTGAAACTTGCGGTAGAGGCTTCGCTCAGAGGAACTCTCTCCAccagcatttaaaaatacatacag GCGAGCGTCCGTACAGCTGTAAAGACTGTGACAAACAGTTCACTCAGCTCAACGCACTGCAGAGGCATCAGCGTATTCACACAGGAGAGAAGCCCTACATGTGCGGCCTCTGCAAACGCACATTTACAGACAAGTCCACCCTACGCAGGCACACTACG ATTCATGACTCAGATGCTCCGTGGAAGACATACCTGGTGGTGCTGGAGGGAAATGTGGAGGAAAAGAAGCCCAGATCTCCTACCAAGATAAAGACAGAAGAAGCAGGACCAGGAGAGCATAAGAGCACGCCCAGGAAAAGTGCTACAATTGCTGCTGGCGATGCTCCTGATGCTGGCGATGCTCCTGATGCTGGCGATGCTCCTGATGCTGGTGGTAAAACCCATACCGACTCCATTGTGATTCCATCTGAGCCAGTCAGTGTTCCTGCTGAGTGGCTGACCAGTCACGGAGCCATCGCTCTGGTCAGCCACAGCACTATCGGCGGGATCACCGTTATCCACACGGATGTCACACCAGGGACTCAGATCCAGCCCATCGTAGCCACTGACAATACAGGGACCAGTGTCATTTCTTTAGATGGGTCAGCCATCCCTGTTCCCTTCCCTTTACCAGTGTCCATGGCTCACTCTGTCCCCTTGTCCTCTGAAGCGCCCTCTACTTCTCTGTCTGTATCCACTCTCTCAGTTCCAGTTTCTGAGGGGTTTTTAGCATCAGTCTCACAGATCCCAGGAGTTTCGACATCATCTGTACTGGAAGCTGCAGCTTCGCAAACTATTTTGGCTCCAGTTTCAGACTCTAAAGCCGCTTCAGATACTGAACCTCCGGACCCCAACATTCAGACTGTGGTTATTGGTGAGAATGATTGTGGGAGAAAACAGCCAGTATCCAAAGTGAAGAACAAGAAAGGACTAAACTGA